actctccccctctcgttgctatgcatctcctagatagatcttgcgtgagcatatgaatttttaaattgcatgctatgttacCCAACACATCATTGTGTGGTCTTCTGGAAAGAGCATCTGCAACAGTATTCTCTGATCCTTTCTTATACACAATCTTGTAATTGAGGCCCATAAGTTTTGTTAATGCTTCTTGTTGCCAAGGAGTATGAATTCTTTGCTCAGTCAAGTTACAAAGGCTCTTTTGATTAGTTCTGATGACAAACTCTTGGAATTGCAAATATGGTCTCCAATGGTCTACTGCTAGCAATATAGCTAAATATTTTTTTCATAAATGGACAAACCTCTATTTCTTGGCCCCAATGCTCTGCTCACGAAAGCTACAGGATGTCCTTCTTGCATAAGTACAACACCTATCCCCAGATCACATGCATCTATTTCCACAACAAATTGTTTGGAATAATCATGCAGGTCTAAGACTGGAGCACTGGTGAGTATCTGTTTAAGTGTAGAGAAAGCAGTCTCAGTGATCGAGGTCCATAGGAATGGCACTCCCTTCTTAAGAAGTTCTGTCAAGGGTTACTAATAATGCTATAGTTTCTGATCAATTTTCTGTAATAACCAGTGAGGCCCAAACAACCCCTGACCTCCTTCACATTAGTTGGGGTAGGCCACTTCTGGACAACAACAATTTTAGTATTGTCAGTTGAGACACCCTTGTCACTGATAACATGGCCCAGAAAAGCAATTTCTTATTGGGCAGATGCACATTTGCTCAATTTTACCTTCCACTGTTTCTGTTGTAGAATACTCAGAACTTGCTCCAAGTGCTTCAGGTGATCCAGGAATGTTTTGTTGAACACTAAAATATCATCAAAATATACCACTGCACTTTCCCTGGAGACTGGGGCTAGATCACTGTTCATGGCTCCTTGGAATGTATTTGGTCCACCAGTTAAACCAAAGGCTAAAACAAGGAACTTGTAGTGGCCACAGTGAGTTTGGAAAGCAGTTTTGAATTTTCCCCTGGAGCCAGTCTGATTTGGTGATAACCAGCCTTGAGATCTAGCTTAGAAAGCCAGCGAGCTCCAgctaattcctctaataattctTCAATCACTAGAATTGGGTACTTGCCTTTAATAGTTAGTGCATTCACATGTCTGAAATCTATTACCAGTCTCCAAGTGCCTTCCTCCTTCTTTTTGACCATGAGAGCAGGTAAAGAGAAGGGACTCTTGCTAGGCCTAATCATTCCATTCTTCAGTAGTTCAGCCACTTGTTTTTCCATCTCAATTTTCAGGTGTGGAGCAATTCGGTATGGTCTAATGGAAACTGGCCGAGCTCCTGGCACTAGTGGAATTGAGTGATCAAATTCTCTCCTAGGTGGCAGTCCAACAGGATCAGTGAACACCTCCTGATATTTGTCCAATAAAGCTTGTATTTCAGGTCGGTATGTAGTAACTTCTTCAGTTTCTATGGCATAGATTGCAATAACTGTGAAACCACACTCCTCTGGGAGTTCCCCTTGCAGGGTGACAGTTTTAGCCTTGTACTGGAAGGACAAACCACTTTTGTTCCCAGTCAACCTGCATGGGACTGTGGCGAGCTAGCCAGTCCAGTCCTAGTATTCCATCATAGATTCCCAGCTGCAACAACCTAAAATCAGTGTAGAACTCATTACCCTGGCAGTTCCAGAGACACTGCTTGACTTGCTTATCACACTGGAGTTTACCACCACCTGCAGCTAAAACGGATACTTGCTTGATTGCCTTAACATTGCCCAAAATGGAAAGCCACTTGTTGTTGAGGAAGGAATGTGTGCTGCCAGAGTCAACTAAGAACTGCATAACAATGCCTTGCATCTGTACTGACAATTTAAAGGACATGGTGGTAGGTCCCTGTTCACAAGCAGCAGCTGAAATAAGCATGAGGTTATCAGAATCATTATCAGTGTTGTCAGGAGAAGTTGTAGTTGGGCCCTGGAGTTGTTCAATTAACTCTTGCACTACATGTAACTGCACTGCTGACTTGCATTGATGGTCCTTAGGCCATTTCTCTCCACAAATAAAACACAAGCCCTTGGCCTTCCTATAATTTCTCAGATTAACCCACTTCTCATCAGTAGTGCCGTGTTTAGAGCTGTCATAGTTCCTCCTGTCCTCGGTACTGCGCGCTCTAGAGCTAGTGATAATGACAGGGGCAGTAATTCTCTTACTGTTGCCTAGCAACTGTAGACCCGTGCTCTCCCCCAACTCCTCATGCAGGAGAGCCAATTCGTAGGCTATGTCCAGATCATGGGGTTTCTGCATTGCGATGGCAATCCGTACTCCAGGTTTAAGGCCATCAATGAATCAGGTAGTGTAGTGTAGTGCATCTGGATTGTCCTCGTATGCCGTCAACTGATCATAGAGTTCGGCGAACTGATCCACATATTCTTCCACACTGCCAGTCTGTGCGATTCTGAACATTTTCCTCAACAAATTCTGATGTTGGTTTCTTCCGGACCTGTTCTGCAGAACTTGACAAAATTCAGACCAATTCAGATGAGGGGATCGCCTCTGTATGTATTCCAGTCAGCGGGCAGCAGCACCTTCGAACTGTGATGTTGCATAGGAAACCCATCTGCCATTTGGAGTGCTCCATAGCCTGAAAAGTCTTCGCATCTCGCCTGCCATAACCTGGGATTGGTTCCATCAAATTTGGGCAGCTCAACTCTTGGACCTGAATGGAATTGCTCAACCACTTCTCCAATGGCGAATTCTCTGGGTGACTGCGTGTCGCATGGGGATTGGAGATCCCGCAGCCCTCGCGCTGGGGGTGGCACATACAATTGGTGCCCCTTCCCTCTCTGGATCCGGTCCTGGGCTGCGAATTCTGACGGAAAGCCCTCCCGACCTGAGGCCGCATCACGGACTCCGGACGAACTCTCTGGCCTCTGGTCCCCTTCTAACTTGTCGGGACGGTCCATCTCTTGGCGGATCTGCTCCATATCCAGGTTGATCTCGGAACGGACGCCATCGATCCGGGAGGAAATCAGGCAATCCAAGGTGCGTGTTGTGTCCTGCAGTAACTTGGTCATGGATTTGAGCAGGTCGTCGCCATGTACCTTGAAACAGTGGTCGAGGTCGTCGGAGATTGAAGATTTGAGGATCTCGTGGATGTTCCTCCCTTCCGCCGAGAGCTTGTCCATGGCCTCCTCCCGACGACAGAGACGAAGAAGGGTAGCGTGCGAGTGGCGGGGAATCTCCAGGATTGGAACGGCTCTGATGCCAAATGTAAGCACTGGCTAGGGTTCACTCGAATTTCGCCGTAGCCATGAATTATCCTCCCAACCTCCCACACATGGAGCTACAATAGTCAGGCCGAAGCCACCAACTTCAATCCCAAATCTCAGTCTCACACACACACGTGTATATGAATGATGTCGTTACATCCCGTTAACATCCCGTTAACGGGCGCAGTCTGGACCTGCAAGCCACTGGGGAAGGTTACGTTGTCGAGTGGGCCGGGCCTCCGGTCCATGAGCTCGAGTTGTTGTTTCTCGTGTCTTGACTTGATCATCTTCGCTATCAGTCACAGCGCTGGGGCTGCTGACAGGATGGATTAACCGAACAAAGCAGACATGAAATCCGTGAATTCCGGCACAAATGATAGGTGCCAAACGAGGTGTAAGAGATCATTCGTATGATTAGGAGCCGATATGTGTGCATGCGAGTGATTGGGAAGGATCTAGTCGTTGCCAAATTCATGCGAACGAGTAAAGATACCGAAAATATCTCATCCAGTACTATCATGTGGAGCAGCACGTATCATTTTTCCACCCTCGAGACACCAAATGGGCATAGCAGCACCCTGTGCTAGAAGAAGTTTCTCCACGCGCGCGCGGGGGCCGCGGAATTAGGCGGACGGCGACGGCTGCGTGCATATTTCCCATGTGACGCTGATCGAGTTAAAAGCCATCCATCCACGCGAGGGACGACAGCGAGAGATCGGCGCAAGTGGTGCCGTGGTGACGGGTGCGTGGCACGGTGGTGGGCGCGCGGCATCCCTCCACTCACGCTCGCTCCCTCCTCACTCACTCAACCGGCCGGAGGTGACGTGCCACCTGGGCCGGCGCCCGGGCGAAAAGGCAAGACGTACCGAACCAGCCACGAAGCCACGGCGGCGGCCGCTGCACTCCCGCCTGCGTGCGCGCGCGGACGTGCATGAACCTCGCATTCCGCGCCTTGATCGACGCTAAAAATATCGTACTTTGATCTTTTTTCGGGTGATCAAGCGGGGGCGGGAGACGCGACGGCTACTCGAGCTGTTCTCTCTCCCCTATCTACTCCTCTGGGCTGTTCGTTAATTTGGCTGAAGTATGAGTAATATTTTGCTCGCAAAAGATAAATAAAAAAATTGGCGTGCCCATAGGTACTACATCGTCTCGACATATTATTCTTTTTGTGAGTAGACATATTATTATTAATCAACATCGCCACACCTACTAATTAGGTTTTCGTACCGCGTTTAAtatattttcttcttcttcttcttcgattGTTGTGCAAATTtaatattttgcaaaatatcgTCGTGCAAGTTAGAAGTACTGCATCTACGTCGACACAAAGTGAACATTTGTTTTTGCAGCGCCACATCATGAATTCATGCATGTGAGTAATACATTATTTTTTTATTATAGTTCATCCTCCACATTTTGTTAGAAATGACATTTTATCAACTGCAAAAAATTCCTTTTTTATACGCttcatatttttttattgttcttaaGCCTACATTTGATTTCCATTAGTTTTAGATGTTTTTAGCAACTATTTATGCATTTTTGGCAACAACGCTCGGGGCATCATCTAGTACTCTATGCTGACCAAACATGCCACCTGGGAGTATGTCTCGGGAGATATTAGACATACCATACAACTACCCTGAAAATGTATGGTATAAACAACATATGTTACACAAAATGTATAAACAACATATATTACACAAAATGTATAAATTGCCCTGAAAATGTATGTCCCTGAACGATGCGGCTTATTCGGCAAGTCAGGTGCTCGGCAAACCAAAACACGACGACCACTATCTCGTTGCTCGAAGGCCTTACCATAGAATGCCAAGGCCGCCACCCCATCACCGTCGAGACGCGCCCCAGTGGATGTATAAACTCGTTTTGTTTTTCTAAAGCTGGCCTTTTAGGCTTATGTAAAACTTTTTTAATACTTATCCATGATTTGGTTAGACAACGCAAACAAGTTTTATGTGCAACAGGAATCATGTTTCAGGAAATCTAGTTATAAAACAATTCCTGCATCCAAACAACCCCATATATTAGGTTCAATTTAAACCGGCTTTTAGAGATACAGTTTCGAACAAATTTGAAGGCAACGCATGTTTTGCAATTtccctgcaaaaaaaaaaaaaacgcaTGTTTGcaagagaaaaaaaaaagaggcatGACGAGTAATCCCAGCCTGGGAGACCCTCTCGTGTCACCACTATACATCACCACTAAGGCCAACTTCACTGCGCGACCCTATCTTGGCCGGGTGCGTCCGTTTGAGGTAAAATGGACGAATAGCGCGGCCCAACGTGCGGCCTCAAACGGTCAAATGTCCGGATTCCGTCCGTTTTCGACCCATCCCCGACCCAAACTTGCGCTCGGTTTGGGGTGAAACGGACGCGCGCGGACGGCCTCGACGCACGCCCTTGTCCAATCCGTGGCCCGCCTGTCGAGGACACTAGCAGTCCCTCCGCTCCCAACGCTTCCACCCTCTCtctccgcctcgcctcgccgccggcgccgtcACTATTCTCCGGCCGCCTCCTCACCGCGCAGCCCCCGGCCGTCCATACCAAACCACGTCTCGACATGGCCGCCACCACGCCCGCGCTTTCGCCGTAGTTTTGGCCGTCGATCGGAGGAGGTTTGGCCGTCGCCGTCTTTGCCGGTGGCAGAGGGGACACGACCGCCGGCGACGTACCACGGCAGCCGCGGCAGATTCCGACGAGAGCTCCAGAGCGACCAGTAGCCGGCCGGCAACCACCCCTGCTGCGTCGAGGTGATCATCGCGGCCTCTTCGCCACCACGACGGCAAGGTGTTCGACATTTTGCCAACAAAGGTATAGACAGTGGAGACGAGTTTTTCTTCCATCACTTCCTTTGTTCATCGGATGATTCGTCGTCGGATGATGACGATCTTGTGGTGGCTGCACTGGTCGTTCACGACCATATTCAACGGCAGCTTCCTCGGTACAGGGGTCAGTCCCTGGTCGTGCTCCCAATCTGAACCGCAACAGGGAGAGAGGCCACGCCCTGCTCTATGCCGATTACTTTTCCAACACCCCGCTCTTTAAGCCGGATAAATTTTGTCGCCGTTTTCGAATGGCAAGGCATGTGTTCAATCGTATCCGAGAGGAAGTGGTTGCTCATGACCCATACTTCGAGTGCAAGACGGATGCCCTTGGCAAGCTTGGATTCTCCTCTTACCAGAAATGCACCGCGGCCATCCGCATGCTTGCATATGGAATTCCAAGCGATCTGGTGGATGAGTATGTGCGTATGAGTGAGACAACATGTCTGATGTCAATGTACAAGTTTTGCCAGGCTGTGATGAGGTGTTTGGCCCAGAGTACTTGAGGCAGCCAACTGCAACTGATACAGAGAGATTGTTGACAACCAACGCAGCTAGAGGCTTTCCAGgcatgcttggcagcatagattgtatgcactgggagtggaagaactgtccatttgcttggcagggctagtacaaggggcatgtcaacgcgtgcactgtcatattagaagcggtggcttcgcaggatctttggatatgacattctttcttcggcatggcagattctcacaatgatatcaacgtgctgcaGCGTTCTCCGGTCTTCGCAAGGCTTGCAGAAGGCCACTCCCCACCTGTCAACTTTGAGATCAACGGCCACCAGTACAACAAGGGATACTATCTAGCTGATGGTATATATCCTCAGTGGTCAACTTTTGTGAAGACAATCTCGAAACCCCAAGGTGAGAAGAGAAAGAGATTTGCCCAAATgcaagagagtgctagaaagGATGTGGAACGTGCTTTTGGTGTGCTTCAATCCCGGTGGGGTATCGTTCGAAACCCTGCCCTGTCATGGGATGAAAGGAAGCTTTGGGAGGTGAtaactgcttgtgtgatcatgcacaacatgatcgtcgaGGACGAGCGTGATGCGAGTATCTTCGACCAAGGATTTGATTATCAAGGTGAAAATATTGAGCCCCTGCACCAAGACCCGGCCACATTTGAACAATTTGTGCAATTCCACCGTGAGATGCGTGATTGGCACAGTCATTTGAATCTTCAAAATGACTTGGTTGAGCACGTGTGGGATTACATTGGCAACCAATAGACGTATTGGTTCATTTTATGTTCAACTAAGACAATTTCGATTTGGTTATAAAACTTTTTTATTAAGGACAATTTCAATTgggttgtaaaactattttaaTTTTCAGACAAATATTTGGACGTGCAAACTAGTTTTGATAAGAATATGGACATTTTTGGCCCTGACGGATAGGATGGGGCAAATGGATGCGGCCATGCTGGGCGCACGGCTACCGCATCCCAGGACacgcccggacacgaccccaaaTCCCTACCCAAACAGACAGAATTCGGACAAAACGGACGTCCATTTGGGGTCGCGGCGTGGAGTTGGCCTAATAGCATCAATGCTCATTAATCGCTCTGCCGGCAGCCAGTGAGTGATAAAGGAAATAAGACCTCTTCCTGCAGCCGGCAACCACTCCGCTCTGCGTGCTTCTAGCAGCGCGTCCCTCTCGGCCCCACGGACACGTCACGCCACATCCACGCCACCACCTTGTCCGAACATGGTCCCCCGCGCTAGCCGCCCCAACAACTGGCGGGTCCCACCTACCGGTCACAAAAGATCGTGACCCCATCGCTACCCGCCTACGTGTGCAGCTTCCAGGCAGGAGACAGATATCGCTACGCGCACGCACAGGGTGAGGGAGCTCGAGACAACCAACGGAGGCTGCGCAGGTGGGACCAAGCGGGCAGCGCCGCGCGTGGGGCCCGCGGAGGGGACCCCGGTCGTTACAAGAGTCCGCGCCCCCTCTCGCTCCTCGTCTcgtctcctctcctctcctctcgcGCGTGTACGCCTCTCTGTCTCCCACCCTCCTGCTCCCTCGACGACGATAGCCATttcacccctctctctctctctcccccacAGCTCTTCTCTTTGTGGAACAGCCTTCGCGGCCGACCGAGCGCTGCACGGCCTGCGGCGCCGTGCGGGAGGCAGGATGCCGGCGTGGTGGAAGGGCAAGGGCAGGAGCAAGAGcaaggcggcggcgccggcgggggaCGCCGGCACAATTCCGGCCGGGAGGGACGGGGAGAAGGACAGGAAGAACAAGAAGGCGAGCAGCTTCGACGAGGCGCTTATTGGCAGGGAAGGCCGCGGGAAgcagctgcagcagccggcgCCGGCCGTCGGGCACCCGCTGCCGCGGCCGGCGTCCATGCCGTCGGCCTCCGCCCCCGCGTCAGCGTCGGCGTCCGCTTCAAGTGGGGGCAGCTCGTCGCTCGGGTCCTCCGCGGCGTCCGACGAGCCGCTGGATCTCGGAATTTACAGGTGAGAGGCAGCGCCATACTGATCACCACCAGAGTACATACTAGTTGGTCCGGTAGTTAATCTGCCGAGTTTGGGTGGTTGGTTGGTTGCTTCACACACAGGCTAAAAGTTCGAGAGCTTTTGCTCGTGCTCTCGTGTTGAATTCGGTGTAAAGTTTTCGTTTTGGGGCGCTAGGCGTGTCGTACTAGTTGCTGTTCTGCTGAATTATTATTCTTACTCTTTTTTGTTGAATATGCCGTCAGTAGGCAAATTCGAGGTGGTGCTGAGCTGTTCTTGACATCTGTTTGGGTTTCAGATTAGGTTTTTGTGGCTGCTTTGCTCGGAGATGTTTCTCTGGTTTTACTCCCGAAAGTTATGTGTCCATGCTCTGATTTATTCTTTGATTAGTTGGCGGATGAATCCAATTGGAACCGGATTCTGCTGCCCTGTTAGCCTGAAGGAAAAATGGATCTCCTTGAATCTTTGATTCATATCCTTTTTTATACAATTCAGGCTATTGCCTGGGCTTTGTTCGATGGGTTTGGTTTTGTTGTCAACAGAGATGAAAACTTGTTTTCTTGGTTGCAACACTGAATCCTTATCGTTTGGATCTCCGTTTGCGTTTGGTACTGGATTAGTGATGTCTTTACGGTGATTTTTCGTTGCTGTTTTAACTGTTGTTCGATTAATTTTTCAAGGCAGTTCCATCAGCCGATTTGCAAATCTCATCTGGAATTTGTTATTGTGTAAATTAATCTCGAACTCTGTGGCCCAACTTATCGCCGTGTGCTACAAGCATAGGCGACAATGCTTGTTGACCTTTTCTTCTTTCGAATAAAGAATATTACTAAACGACATTCCTTCAATCCCAATTATGTGTTAAGATATGATAGCTCTAGAATGCTTTAAAAAAATGTACTAATGATGCCAAGTGATTGGTTCATAGATGTGCGTTTCAACTGACTTGATTTCCATGCTTAATTCAATAGGATATCAGATGCAAATAGAACACCGGCCATTGATTCTCGGAAACAAAGTCTTGTGCTAGAAGAAGGGCGCTTTGTCGTAAATAATCTGGCTTCGGAGAATAACAGATCGTGTGAACCCTCAGTTTCTCCACGGAAAGAATTTCAACCCAACATTTTGGATCTTCCAAGTGATCGAACGACGTACTGTCATGGTCGAAAATCGACAGAAATTGTGTTTGCTACACGGATGCCGAACTCTCCCCCTAGTTCAAGAGGCAAACATTGTCCAACGTCACCTGTGCATTCAAGAGCATTTGGGCAATGCCCAGGATCCCCTACTGCGTGGCAAGATGATGCACGGAACTCAAGCTCACCACACCCACTTCCTCTTCCTCCAGGCTCCCCGTGCACATCTTCCCGTTCCCTCCATTCACAATGGAAGAAGGGGAAGTTGTTAGGCAGTGGTACATTTGGGCAAGTATACCTCGGATTCAACAGGTTCGCAGTTTGATGCTAGAGCCTTCTATTTTCTCCTCTTCTTCAGCAACTGAACCTTCCCTTTGTACAGTATACTTAACTGCACTCTAAATGTAATGCAGCGAAGGTGGCCAAATGTGTGCAATTAAAGAGGTTAAGGTTATTGCTGATGATTCAAACTCAAAAGAGTGTCTGAGGCAGCTAAATCAGGTATCATCTTTGGAGCATATTGTCTTAGTCAGCATCATTCTCATGTAACGGAAGTTAGTTCTTTCATACTGACACTGCTCTTTATTGACAGGAAATGCTTCTCCTGAATCAGCTTTCGCATCCAAATATTGTGCAGTACTATGGCAGCGAACTGGTAAATACAAAACATATGACGATCTTCCATGCTTTATTCTCGATCGAACATGTAACATTATCATCAATTTTATtcgcaaataaataaataaattatccAAGCAATCACAGTCACTATAATATTTTATCTGAAAGTTAGGTGGTGCTGCAATGGTTACTTCGTTAGATACATTAGAATATTTATTTCCAATCATAAACCAGTAAACAACTGTAGTGCAAACAATGAAGTGTACCATTTTATTTGCAGATTTACCCTTTTGCCTGAATAAGTTTCATATTGCAATGCAGTCTAGTGAAACACTCTCAGTCTATCTTGAGTTTGTTTCTGGGGGCTCTATACATAAGTTGCTTCAAGAATATGGTCCATTTGGGGAGACCATCCTCCGGAACTACACTGCACAGATCCTTTCTGGCCTTGCATACTTGCATGGGCGGAATACAGTGCACAGGTACTGGGCAATCATCAAAGTAAATAGAATAGGATGGCCATTTATTTTTGAAAAATATCACGGCTTTTTTATTGATGAAAACTTACCTTTGTCACAGGGATATCAAAGGAGCAAATATACTTGTAGATCCTAATGGTGACATCAAACTTGCAGATTTCGGTATGGCCAAGCATGTAAGTACTAATACTGTGTCAATGATCTGACATTTATTTTATTTACACAAACATCAGTTGGTTAAATGTGGATTTTATTTATACAGATATCAGCATACacatccatcaaatctttcaaaGGAAGCCCCTACTGGATGGCTCCAGAGGTAAGGCTACTGCAATTTTCCCATGTATTTTCCCTTGTTAGTTTAGCACCAACTGATATCTATTTATTCCCCAGGTTATCATGAATACCAATGGATATAGCCTTTCAGTGGACATTTGGAGCCTTGGCTGCACCATTCTTGAGATGGCAACTGCAAGGCCTCCATGGAGTCAGTACGAAGGGGTGAGTGTTATGACAATTTTATATAGCTATGGTGGTTGTTCTTCTGATGATTGTCTGCTAAGCTTTGTAATCGATTTCACAGGTGGCTGCAATATTCAAAATTGGAAACAGCAAAGACATACCTGATATCCCAGATCATCTTTCTTCTGAAGCGAAAAGCTTTTTGAAACTCTGCTTGCAGCGCGATCCTGCTGCGCGCCCAACTGCTGCGCAATTAATAGAACATCCTTGGGTGAAGGACCAAGCTTCAGTCAGGTCCTCTAGGTCTGGCTCTGGCATTACTAGGGATATGTTCTCAACTTCCACTGATGGCAGCAAAGCCACGGTACGTCTACAGTCTATGACTATGCACTGTCAAATAGTGGTCTATATTATGAAATCCGCCTGTGCTTGTGCTATGTATGATAACCAGTTATGGCCGGATGACATTATCTCTCATATTAGTTAGCCTCAATATTGAGTGTGGTGTCCTTTAATTTCTAACCACTATGATCAAATTTCAGGTAAAGACAAGCATCGAGTTGTCATCCTACAGAAGCTTATCACCTCTACGAGATACTAATCTCAGGATGAGAAACTTAGTGGTGCCAGCATCTTCTATTCCTTCGATATCAACTCACAGGGCCTCTGCCATGTATGTTCTCGTTCACTAATTTTGCTAAAAATATGGTAAATTACGTCTCTTCCATTGTCTAACAGAATCTGGTAATCTGATTTGTCCAGCAGCGCATCCAATGTGCGTATGAACATGTCCCTGCCCGTCTCGCCGTGCACTAGCCCGTTACGGCAGTACAGGCAGTCGAACCGGAGTTGTTTGCCATCACCTCCGCATCCAGCATATTCGGCTGGAGCAGCCAACTACAGCCCTATCAACAATGTGCTGTACCCTACGCGGCCAAGCAACTATCTCACAGACCCGTGGCTCGAAACCCCTCGCCAGAAAACACAAACATTTGATTCTCCAAGAAGATTGTAAAAATTCCAATCATACATGTTTTGTATACTGGAAGAATATATACTCCATAAGTTAAGGTGTTAGAACTTAGGAGGACAAAGGTGtactttttgctttctgtttagCCCTTTCTGTATGTATCTCCCCTCAGGATACAGTTGCCTCGTCCTTTGTACAAATTCAGAAAATGAGATGTAGTGAAAAACAATAGCATTTTTGTTCAGAAAAAGAGAGAATGGCATTTCAGGCTGTACCTGTATTTGCTGTGTCCCTCGTATGATCAGTTTTGAATGAATACAGGTTTCTACTAATCTTCAGAAGCTCGGTGATTTACAGATAAGGTGTTACGAATTTGGAGAAAATCAGGGCAGCTTTATCTGATGCACTTTGAAAACATCCCCTCTGTATGTCACCGTCTTCTCCTCAACACCAAGGCCCCACAGATGCCCTTGCAGCTTCAGT
This genomic window from Aegilops tauschii subsp. strangulata cultivar AL8/78 chromosome 4, Aet v6.0, whole genome shotgun sequence contains:
- the LOC141021676 gene encoding uncharacterized protein, producing MARHVFNRIREEVVAHDPYFECKTDALGKLGFSSYQKCTAAIRMLAYGIPSDLVDEYRSPVFARLAEGHSPPVNFEINGHQYNKGYYLADGIYPQWSTFVKTISKPQGEKRKRFAQMQESARKDVERAFGVLQSRWGIVRNPALSWDERKLWEVITACVIMHNMIVEDERDASIFDQGFDYQGENIEPLHQDPATFEQFVQFHREMRDWHSHLNLQNDLVEHVWDYIGNQ
- the LOC109758282 gene encoding mitogen-activated protein kinase kinase kinase 3 isoform X1; its protein translation is MPAWWKGKGRSKSKAAAPAGDAGTIPAGRDGEKDRKNKKASSFDEALIGREGRGKQLQQPAPAVGHPLPRPASMPSASAPASASASASSGGSSSLGSSAASDEPLDLGIYRISDANRTPAIDSRKQSLVLEEGRFVVNNLASENNRSCEPSVSPRKEFQPNILDLPSDRTTYCHGRKSTEIVFATRMPNSPPSSRGKHCPTSPVHSRAFGQCPGSPTAWQDDARNSSSPHPLPLPPGSPCTSSRSLHSQWKKGKLLGSGTFGQVYLGFNSEGGQMCAIKEVKVIADDSNSKECLRQLNQEMLLLNQLSHPNIVQYYGSELSSETLSVYLEFVSGGSIHKLLQEYGPFGETILRNYTAQILSGLAYLHGRNTVHRDIKGANILVDPNGDIKLADFGMAKHISAYTSIKSFKGSPYWMAPEVIMNTNGYSLSVDIWSLGCTILEMATARPPWSQYEGVAAIFKIGNSKDIPDIPDHLSSEAKSFLKLCLQRDPAARPTAAQLIEHPWVKDQASVRSSRSGSGITRDMFSTSTDGSKATVKTSIELSSYRSLSPLRDTNLRMRNLVVPASSIPSISTHRASAISASNVRMNMSLPVSPCTSPLRQYRQSNRSCLPSPPHPAYSAGAANYSPINNVLYPTRPSNYLTDPWLETPRQKTQTFDSPRRL
- the LOC109758282 gene encoding mitogen-activated protein kinase kinase kinase 3 isoform X2, which codes for MPAWWKGKGRSKSKAAAPAGDAGTIPAGRDGEKDRKNKKASSFDEALIGREGRGKQLQQPAPAVGHPLPRPASMPSASAPASASASASSGGSSSLGSSAASDEPLDLGIYRISDANRTPAIDSRKQSLVLEEGRFVVNNLASENNRSCEPSVSPRKEFQPNILDLPSDRTTYCHGRKSTEIVFATRMPNSPPSSRGKHCPTSPVHSRAFGQCPGSPTAWQDDARNSSSPHPLPLPPGSPCTSSRSLHSQWKKGKLLGSGTFGQVYLGFNSEGGQMCAIKEVKVIADDSNSKECLRQLNQEMLLLNQLSHPNIVQYYGSELSSETLSVYLEFVSGGSIHKLLQEYGPFGETILRNYTAQILSGLAYLHGRNTVHRDIKGANILVDPNGDIKLADFGMAKHISAYTSIKSFKGSPYWMAPEVIMNTNGYSLSVDIWSLGCTILEMATARPPWSQYEGVAAIFKIGNSKDIPDIPDHLSSEAKSFLKLCLQRDPAARPTAAQLIEHPWVKDQASVRSSRSGSGITRDMFSTSTDGSKATVKTSIELSSYRSLSPLRDTNLRMRNLVVPASSIPSISTHRASAIASNVRMNMSLPVSPCTSPLRQYRQSNRSCLPSPPHPAYSAGAANYSPINNVLYPTRPSNYLTDPWLETPRQKTQTFDSPRRL